atttgtaaatatatattcttttgagGTGAAACccttattttagattaaattaaaatccgAATAATAACACTTTttattaagagtaatattatgtgtatccattttaggtacacaaatatatacacactcatatgtgtcatcatatgaatggttattattttattcttaattcaaaatcattcaatcacatgataacatatataaatgtgtatatatttatgtatccaaagtagatacacaaaattttattgttttattaaatacgatgaacaaacaaaaacaactgAAATTGTTGTCttgttttagttaaaaaataagatagcTAACTAACTTCCATGAGGTAGCTTGacatttcataaattaatatgaatttgatccttcaatataaaaatattaaaatttaataccttctattaaaaaagaaaccacacaattttgacattttcaataattaaaaaaaaaagttaataccTTCAAATATACTtatccaaaaaaacaaaaacaaaaagagccCGTGAACtcaatttatctaaaaatgttttgataaatatctatatattcaacattttgtttgaaaacatgaaaacaaaaagcacttcacatatttatttaaacaataatattaataatattatgttgtgCAGAAACATGATagattataatatgattaaatattattttatttttaattcttaactattatttaatcatatgatgacacattattatttatgtacataatattatttttatttaaatataactaACTTTTCATAATATGAtaagtgttttaaaatttagatcaGATTGATCAGTTTAACTAAAACtgataacaaaatgaaatttaaatcaaaataaatacttGTTTTAATTATCTAACTAAATTGATTTAAGATTAAACAAGGTGGATCGCATCGAATCTTGATTCAAAGGTCAGGTCAAACTAGTCCGCACGAAAACCACTAAGAATTAATTCCCACATATGCTACACATGTTGGTCCGACGGCCATGGAGACTGAGCCTTTTGGCAAGCCAAAAAGACAAGGAGAAAGGGTCAAACTGAATTACAATCCTTGCAGGAACGAGTGGGAAAGAATAACTTTTTATGCATCTGCAATTAATATAGTACTGGCAATACGCCATAGCATCGATCTGAGCAATTAAAAAATGGTGTATCGTCCGATTTTGACTGATATCAAACTTATAAACATTTTGGACCTTTAAGAAATGAGGATTCACTGAGTTCTTTGAGCACcaatttcaattaattcaaGCTAAAAGAAAGTTTTTGTTTTAGcaagatgaaaaatttaagCGATTTGGCAAATGGGTTCTTTTAAATGGTGCCTCGATAAGAAGAATATGAAAGGGGCAAAAATCCGTGGTGAATGCTCCTCAGAGTTTCTTCAGTTCCACATGTGAAAAGCTCCCAACCGATAGAGCTTCAGAAATTGGAACGATGTGATAAATTGCTCATCACAGGAGCAAATGTACGGGATTTTGGGGGCTGACAAAAACCCCAAATCATGAATGGTTTTAATATGACACAGGAGGGCgctttgtttttatatataaagctaCGGTTTTGAGCTCAGAGCAGGAAGATCCCGGCCGTTGAATGACAATTTATCATCTGGGCAGGATCCACATTATTTTGTGGACAATGTTTTGTCTGGATTAAGATTACACACACTGAACTTGCGAGGCTACATTCAGAATCAGAAACGACGGAGAAAATAACTTATTTCTGagataattatgataaaatccAAAGCTCAACCAATTATTTCATTCAGCAATGAACGCCTAGGGCAGCCCAGACACAGTCAAATTTAGCAGAGCTCTAGCATTTGAGACAGATATAGTCCAGGTCACAGTTCCAAGATTTCCATGCCCACTACTTGGAGGGGGACCAACCTAGCTGACTAGGTCAAACATGTGAAACCTATTTGAGCCAAACCTAAGGGATAGTAATCGGAGTTTACCATTGATATGTTGCTAATGAGTTTCCAACTCACGGCTTACTACTTGAGTGTCTCCCTTTTGTGATTCAAACAATCTCTTTGGTGCCAGATCCTAGCTTTCTATAAGTAATATTAGTAATACTCAGAATAATGAAAACTCATAACCATTCTGCTTATGTTTGCATTGGAAACCAAGTTTGACTGACCAAAATTACCTGAAATCTGATATCATGTTACACAATGCACAGCAGGATAGAGGCCTTACCTGAGCCATGACATGGAtggatttttctcttttcttggaCAAGAGACAAATTTACCGCCAGTTACCCGGTCATCAGAAACATTTATATTCTCATGCTTTGCAAActcaaccaaaaaaataaaaaataaaaaagaatgatgCAATGTGTGTTTCAGTTacaataattatgaattgtttTCAGCAAGAGAGGAGTTATAAATgatcacaaattttattattgatctAAGTGGTCCATGTGTCTTTTGGACAATAAATTCTGGGAGCAGAACATAATTTGGTCGGTCAATGGACAATTAACCTGGAAGTCCGGATATTCAATCACTGTAGCAGAAGACAGCTTTTGGAAGCATAAAACCAGCTTCTTGGTTTGACTGCAGGGTCAAGGCTTTAGGCCTCAACTATATTAATTTCACCATTTACTCACTGATACAAAAACAACTGAAATAAACACTAGTAACTTCTACAAAAGATTCCACAAGAGAAAGCACTCATCATCTCAGAAGTTACAAGGTGTAGCAGCAGAAGGTAAACACAAGAGGGAGTTAAGGTCATTGAGATGCCTACTTTCCAGCCAAAGCAAGACAGAGTTCGGGTACAAAAGAAAGGATCtctaaaggaaaagaaagcaaGGTTTTACATTATCCGTCGGTGCATATTCATGCTTCTCTGTTGGCGGCAGGATGGAGATGAATAATGCCCGgtaatatcatatcatttatgCCATGGTGATGTTATACTAGGTGTAGAATAACTCTTGTAGTCTTGTATTTATAGGAAAGAGGGTGCTGAGAATAAAATGAGAGAAGAAGATAAACTCAAGGTAATGTACTTgctgtaatttttttaaggaaaaggAAATACAAACTACAGATCTCTTTTATTATCTCATCAGTCAACTCATTTATATTGTAGATAAGCAGGATTGCAAGCTTCCTAATGCTCCtaacaaaacaacaacaaatccTAAACAAACTAAAATGTCATTATCCACACTTCCTCTAAATGCAATAACATACTGgattaaagaaaaagagttgGCAGCATGGTTGTGTTctaagtatttattaatttcaacaCATAACATGCACACCTTATAGGAGGATCAGAGGGGAAGAATAACATCAATACCAACAGCTTAAGTTGAGCTCCCTCTGGTCCATGGCCCAAAAGCGGTTATCAAGTTTAGTGCCAACTTGCCATCCTTAGAAGTATTCATAAGTTACAGCTTTTTCCAGCAATACTTCATAGGCAAGGGAGTAGAGGCCCATGGGCCTGACTAGAGACTACATTTCCTTTTGGTTATGAGGGTTAATGATATAAGACCTTCTATTTTAGTTAATATTAAGTTTATGCATGCCAAGAACATTGAGATCAAACTATTATAACGACCAGTAAAGGTCACTAGCAGACAAAATATACTTGGAAAAATTGCTTCCAGGCTAATATCCAATTTCCTAAAGTATCACAATCagatttattatcaaaaacaGGAAAGATTACATTTCTAACTAAATTTATAAGCATAAGCTACAGTAGACTGGTAAAGACACTCAAAGTAAACAAGGCTTCAAGTACATCAATGGCAATCCTCACAAAGCCTCTTGATAATTACTAAAACCCAGATGGGCTAAATTCTAAACCAAATCTAAGGAATAAGGTTCCGATTGTGGACAACCAACAGTGAGCTTAGTGTGGTACCTGGAAGATCTCCTAGTTACAAGAAcagaaaaataaactaaaatattttcccTCATCAAAACTTGTTATTTTTATGCATCACACTAAGTAGATAAATCTATACAATTTCCTATTCTGTACCATTAGCATATACAAGGTAGTGTCTTTAAGCAATTTACATAAGCAATTATAAACAGAACCCTTCAAAAAGGGAATTGAATCTCAGCCAATGAATAAGAGGCAACAAGACTGAATTTGCAGAATTGCTCCTAGAAAAAATTCAACAACAGAAACTCCAAATAACTATATCAAAAAATCGCATTCCAATGATATCCACATAAACCAATTAATCAGAACATTAAATTGAGTAAGGATCAGCACCTTCTTTGAGAGCACATTCAGCTTCCCTCAATCATCATAACTCAAGAGAACCAAATGAAGGCGCAATATCAAACATAATGAGAACATCATCTGCCAGACTTTTAGGATCCAGGTATATCAATGATGATTTGGGCAGGCTATTGattcaaaatacataaaatctAAGATAAACAAAAAGCCTtacgattttaaaaacataatttccTTACAAAATAAAGCAAACCCACATTCACAAACAGACAAATCAACAACAATTATAACATCGTTATTACATATTGACTAATATCAGTTAATTGGCATAACAACGCCTGATTTTGaaggtaaagaaaaataagaaagacAACGAGAATAAGATACCGAGGAAGCTGATGGTAGCTACTAAACCATGTGATCGGGAGACTGAGAGTTGGTGGTGAAGGTGAGGGTGAGAGGGCGGTCCTTGGCTTCTTCCTGCTCGTCGTCGTCGGGATCGGTGGTGGTGAGGTTGACACAAGAGCAACGCTCGAGGGAGGCAAAAAAGGCGGAGATGACGGTGGTGCTGACCCAGCTGGCCACGTTGCTGAGATTCACGAAAGAAATGATGCCGTTATTCGGATTGTTTTCTTCCATCACAATTCACAAATTCGATTAGGGATTTTTAATTGTAGAAGATTCAATTACAGCCGAATTGAAGGAATGAAAAGGAAAGAGGAAGGAGGGACTCAATTGTTAAAAAAGATACAAATAGGACTCGAAAAGAGGGAGAGTTTCGTCTATCCAgtcttcaaatattttttttgctgAAAACTTAGGCCAAACGTCTAgttcacccccaagttttagtattttataagtCACACccatgaggtttgaaaaacctaaagtcTCACCTATGaactaacttctgttaaaacAGTAAAGGTAAAGtcgttatttcattaattatattaaaataatataaaatttattatgttttcctcctatagttttaaaaactaataaatttattcatgtctaaaattttttaacttttaaaagtaacattctccCCCCCTAAaacctaaggtttatttttcagaGGTTCTTTAACCACCATCTCTGGGCACCAGAGAAAGAGCTTCAACCTACCATCTCACCAACCACCTCTGAAGCTTCTAGATGATATACCAAAGACTCATCTTCGTTGATTTTAGATGAATCGATAGAGACAAGGGTCTTTGTTGATTCTAGAAGAATCGACGAAGATTTCGTCGATTCAAACGAATCAATGCGTCTTTGTCAATTTGTCTGGAATCAACGAAGACACGTGTTTGTCGCTTCTTCTTTCATCGGAAAGAGTAAAGATCTGGTGGTCGACGAATTGTGGGTTAAAGCGTTGTCATCGGTTGTCAGAGATGGTGGTCGGAGAACATCTGAAAAATAATCCCTAAGTTTGGGTAGGGGGGGGGAggagaatgttacttttgaaagttagaaaactttaggtagaagtgaagttgttagtttttaaaactgtgggaggaaatataataattttatatttttttaatataattaataaaataacgattttattcttatttttttaacgaAAGTTAGTCTATAGATGGAACTTCTGAGTTTTCAAACCCCATGTATGTGACTTTGAGAATGCACTAAAACTTAgaggtgaaatagtcctttggcccgaaaacttattctcacccaaggtttagcacAAATCTAAACtcatatttgtgaaattttaaaatcttaaatattcattcatatgtaaaattttattattattgtcagagaataaaattgttatttaaaaaactaaaaatttatcttattttttcctttaagttTAGAAACTAATAAATTCTctccacccaaaatttgaaaaacaaatattttccCCTAAAGGCTTTTCCAACCATGCTACCAACGGCCAAAGACAGCAACAACCTTCTCCTCTCTCCCTCCTTGCTCTCTGTCAATCTCATTCCATTCTCGACCAATGAGAAGTCGTTCCATTCTATGTCTGGAGACCGACGATTCGCctagaaaatttttatatatcaacaattcatttttttcagaTAACCAATGACAAAGTTGTTTTTCCATATGAAAGTGAGCGATGAAGTGTCGACATCGACATGATAGAAACAAATCACCTTCCTCCCTGTTGCGTCAACATCGACATGAATTGGGTTGAAATTGAGCGAGATTGCTTGCTCAATTTTGATCAGATTTTATGCTGAACGAGAGAGAAATAGGCGTTGATGAAAGGAGGATGTGATGATAGCTAGGTCTCAACAGAGGAGAATGTCGACAACAAAGAGAGAACGATATCAGACCCGATCTAGAAACTTATGTTGAAGAGGGGGTGAAactatgatttttcaaaagataGAGGGAactatatataagaaaaaaatagaagatcGAAACCCTAGACT
Above is a genomic segment from Mangifera indica cultivar Alphonso chromosome 3, CATAS_Mindica_2.1, whole genome shotgun sequence containing:
- the LOC123210384 gene encoding uncharacterized protein LOC123210384 produces the protein MEENNPNNGIISFVNLSNVASWVSTTVISAFFASLERCSCVNLTTTDPDDDEQEEAKDRPLTLTFTTNSQSPDHMV